The region CGGCAGGAACTGCAGCGGATCAACAGGTTTGCCCTGGCGGCGAATCTCAAAATGCAGCTTCACCCGGTCTGTGCCCGTGGAACCCATTTCGGCAATTGTCTGCCCTACTTTGACCTGCTGACCCTCCCGAACCAAAAGCCTGCGGTTGTGACCGTAGGCACTGACGTAGGTATCGCTGTGTTTGATGATTACCAACTCGCCGTAGCCCCGCAAGCCACTCCCGGCGTAGACAACTGAACCATCAGACGCAGCAAAAACAGGCTGTCCCAAATCACCGGCGATATCAATGCCTTTATTCAAACTACCGTTTGAAGCAAATTTTCCAATCAACACACCGCTAGCCGGCCAGGCCCAGCCGCCCACTACACGCTCCGTTGCAGGCACCTGCACCGGGGCCGCCGTAGTGGCGCTCACCACTGGCGCTGGAGTGGTTGGCGCCGTTGTCGGCGGCTTCGCAGGCGTACCTGCCGGGCGGGTGGTGACGGTGGTTTTGCTTGAAGAAGAGGAGGAGGAAGTAACGACCTTGGTTGCACCTGCAACAGCGCCCCCCGTACGGTTATCAAATCGAATAGCCTGTCCGGGGCGGATGGTATAGGGCGGCGCAATACCGTTACGCGCAGCCAGGTCCTTGTAATCCCAACCGTAACGAAAGGCGATAGAGAACAAGGTATCGCCGGGGCGCACCACATACTGACCACTAGTAGTGGCTGGGCGCTTGGCTACCGCCGGTGCATTGCGGTCTACCACTCGGGCACTGTTGGAGGAGGTGCTGGAGCAGCCGGACAATAGTGAACCCACGGCAAGTGCAATCACCAGAAGCTTGAAGCTCGAAAATCCCCTGCGCTGCTGAATGATTGTGTGACCCACCCGCCGCTCCCTCTCTTGGTGAACGCTGTGAAAATGCAATAGTGTTTCAATTATAACCGAGCACATGCACCTTGCGGACACCGGGTCTTCGCAAATGTGAACCCTGACAGATTAGGGGCAGCCAGGCAGATAGACAGAGCAATACCGGAGTAATTCGCCCGCTACGAAAAAAAGCTGATCAGGCCAACGGCCCGGTCAGCAGGGGGACGAAGCGCACGGCGCCCAATACTCGTCGCGAAAAACCATGCTCTTCGCGCACGATCAGCATCAACTGCTGGGTTTCACCCGTTGGCCCTACGGGGATGACCATGCGTCCACCAGGTGCCAACTGGTCAAGCAAGGCTTGCGGAACTTCCGGAGCAACGGCGGTAACGATGATGCCGTTGTACGGTGCGAGCGCCGGCCAGCCTTCACAACCATCCCCCCAGCGGAACACCACATTGCGCAAGTTCAGCTCGGTCAGTCGCTCCTTGGCGCGATCCTGAAGCACTTTGATGCGTTCAACCGAAAAAACCCGTTCGACCAACTGGGCGAGGATTGCAGTCTGATAGCCAGAACCGGTGCCGATCTCCAGCACCTTGTCCAGAGGACCTGCTTCGAGCAACAGTTCACTCATGTGCGCAACCATGAACGGCTGGGAGATCGTCTGATTGTTGCCGATTGGCAGCGCAGTGTCTTCATAGGCGCGATGAGCCAGGGCCTCGTCGACAAACAAGTGACGTGGCGTACGCCGTAATACGTCGAGCACCTTGGGGTTGGACACCCCTTCTTCCATCAGGCGCTTGATCAGACGTTCACGAGTTCGCTCAGAGGTAAAACCGATACCATGGCGCATCAGATCCTCCTGTTCGCGCATCAGAGCAGCCCCTCCAGCCAACCATCCAGACGCTCGAATGCATCGTTGAAAGTGCGGTCTAGCTGCAATGGTGTGATCGAGACGAAACCCTGCATCACCGCATGAAAATCGGTGCCCGGGCCGCCATCTTCAGCGTCACCCGCCACCGCGATCCAGTAACCTTCCTTGCCCCTTGGGTTGACCACCTTGGTAGGTGCCGCAGCGCGGGCACGGTGCCCCAGGCGCGTCAACTGGATGCCACGGATATGCTCCAGCGGCAGGTTGGGAATGTTTACATTGAGCACTGTTCGCGGCGGCAATTCCAGGCTCTTGTGCGCCTCAACCAACTTACGGGCAAAATAGGCAGCAGTCGGCAGATTGTCTGGAAGGCGCGACAGCAGCGAGAACGCGAAAGACGTCCCGCCCAGGAAACGCCCCTCCAGCGCTGCCGCGACAGTCCCGGAATACAATACGTCATCACCCAGGTTGGCGCCTAGGTTGATCCCCGACACCACCATGTCCGGCGTTTGCTCGAGCAAGCCGTTGAGCCCCAGGTGCACACAGTCGGTAGGCGTGCCATTGAGACTGATATAGCCGTTGGGCAAAGTCTGCGGGCACAGTGGACGGTCGAGCGTCAGCGAGCTGCTGGCGCCGCTTTTGTCTTGGTCGGGAGCTATGACCACACATTCGGCATAATCGGCCAGCGCAGCGTGCAGCGCGGCGAGCCCCGGTGCGGTAACCCCGTCGTCGTTCGAAATCAGAATATGCATTAGCTGTCCGTCTGCCCTACCGACACCAGCTCAACAAGCTCGCGCACCACTACGGTGGCAAAGCATCCGGCCGGCAGGACGAATTCCAGTTGCAGAACATCAGGCTCGGGATAATGCCACGTCAGACCGCCAATGGGCAGTCGCAGGATACGACGTTCTTGAGCCATGCCCGCCCGCGCCAGCCATTGGCACAGCGAAGCGTGCTGTTCGCCGAGACGTTGTTCCAGTTCGCCAGGGGCGCCACTGGTAGCTGGCAGCCCCTCGCCCCACATCGGACCGGTGGGATGCACGTCAAGAATTGCCAGACGCGGATCGGAACACTCCGCCTCGCCCGCCGGGAAAAAACTGCGACTGTCAGTAAAGGCCAGAAGATCACCGATCTGAGCGTGCTGCCAACTTCCGTCGGCCACCCGTTGCGCCAACACCTGATTGAACAGGTAGCTGCGCGCGCTGGAAAGCAGTCGCGAACGCACGTTGCGCTGTTCTGGCAAAGCCTGGCGCCCAGCCCAGTCACGGGCGTCATGAATGTTGCCGCCTTCGTGACCAAAACGCTGGATACCGAAATAGTTGGGGACGCCCTGACTGCGCAATTGCTCCAGGCGTGCATCCAGGGCTGGGTGATCGGCGTTCAGACCCGTCAGGCGCAAGGTGAAGCCGTTGGCTGAATGCGCGCCACGCTGCAGCTTGCGTGAGTGCCGGGTGCGTTTGAGGATGCCCAGGGTCTCGTTTTCGGCCGCGCCAAGATCCGGGTCGGCCTTGCCTGGCAGGTGCAGACTGAACCATTGACGGGTCAGTGCCTGGCGATCCTTCAGACCGGCGTAGCTGATATTGCGCAGCGGTACACCGGCGGCCCGGGCCAAACGGCGCGCGGCCTCCTCAGTGTTTAGATTGCGCTTCTCGACCCACAACCACAGGTGTTCACCGTTACCGGACAGCGGGATGTCCAGCACCTCATCGACCTGAAAGTCTTCCGCGGTGGCTTTGAGAATAGCGTTGCCGAGTACCGGGCCCGACGCGCGCGGGCCTAACAGTTGCAGTTCATTCATGCGGGCAGCAACAAGGCGACAGCGTGTACGGCAATGCCCTCCTCGCGACCGGTGAAGCCAAGCTTCTCGGTAGTGGTGGCCTTGACGTTGACCTGATCGAGCTCGACCTGCAGGTCCAGAGCAATCAGTTCACGCATGGTGTCGATGTGCGGCGCCATTTTGGGTGCCTGGGCGACAATAGTGGCGTCGACATTGCCAACCTTCCAGCCTTTGGCCTGAACGATATTGAGCACATGGCGCAGCAATACACGACTGTCGGCGCCTTTGAACTGAGGGTCGGTATCGGGAAAGTGCTTACCGATGTCACCCAGCGCCGCAGCCCCAAGCAAGGCATCGCTCAGGGCGTGCAACACCACGTCGCCATCGGAATGGGCCAGCAGCCCGAACTTGTGCGCAATGCGCACCCCACCCAAGGTGATGAAATCGCCTTCCGCGAAGCGGTGCACATCGTAGCCGTGGCCAATACGCATAAAAAAACGCCCTGATTGAGTCAGGGCGTGATTCTACCTGCTTTGCCGGGCATTAGGCTGATTTGTAAGACGGTGCCTACAACAAACCCAGTGCCACTCCATGATGGCGCAAATGCTCATCGATAAAGCTGGCGATGAAGTAGTAACTATGGTCATAGCCTGGCTGCATGCGCAGATCCAGTGGATGGCCTGCCGCTTGCGCGGCCTGGATCAATGCCTGTGGCTTGAGCTGGTTTTCAAGAAAGTCGTCACGATCCCCCTGGTCCACCAGCAGCGGTAAACGCTGTTGAGCCTCGGCTATCAACACACTGGCATCCCACTCGCGCCAGCGCGCCCGATCTTCGCCCAGGAAGCGCGAAAATGCCTTCTGTCCCCATGGGCAATCCATTGGATTACTGATCGGTGAGAACGCCGACACAGAGCGATAACGCCCAGGATTGCGCAGCGCACAGACCAACGCTCCGTGCCCACCCATCGAATGCCCACTGATCCCGCGCAGATCGGAGGCTGGAAAATGCGCCTCGACCAATTTTGGCAGTTCCTGCACAACATAGTCGTGCATGCGATAGTTCTGCGCCCAGGGCTGCTCGCTGGCATTGAGGTAGAAACCGGCCCCCAGGCCAAAGTCCCAGGCACCCTCCGGATCTGTCGGCACTTGCGGCCCACGAGGGCTGGTGTCAGGCGCAACGATGATCAACCCCAACTCGGCGGCAAGCTTCTGTGCCCCAGCCTTCTGCATGAAGTTTTCGTCCGTGCAGGTCAGGCCGCTAAGCCAATACAGCACGGGCAGCTTGCCGCCATGCTCTGCCTGAGGTGGTAGGTAAACGGCAAACACCATGTCGCAACCCAGCACTTCGGACCGGTGGCGGTAGCGCTTGTGCCAGCCACCAAAGCTTTTCTGGCAGGAAATGTTTTCCAGGCTCATGGCTAACCTCAGAAATGAATGACGCTGCGAATGCTCTTGCCTTCATGCATCAGGTCGAAAGCCTTGTTGATATCTTCCAGACCCATGGTATGGGTAATGAACGTATCCAGCGGAATCTCACCTTTTTCCGACATTTCAACGTAGCTTGGCAACTCGCTGCGGCCACGCACGCCACCGAAGGCCGAACCGCGCCATACCCGACCCGTAACCAGTTGGAACGGACGCGTCGAGATCTCCTGGCCGGCACCGGCAACGCCAATGATCACCGATTCACCCCAACCCTTGTGGCAGCATTCCAGCGCTGCGCGCATCAGTTGCACGTTGCCGACGCATTCGAACGAGAAGTCCACGCCGCCATCGGTGAGGTCGACAATTACCTCCTGGATCGGACGATCGTAGTCCTTTGGGTTGACGCAATCGGTGGCACCCAACTGCCGGGCGATTTCAAATTTGCTCGGGTTGATGTCTACGGCAATGATCCGAGAAGCCTTGGCTTTGACTGCACCAATGATCGCCGAGAGACCAATACCGCCAAGACCGAATACAGCCACGGTGTCACCCGGCTTTACCTTGGCGGTGTTGAGCACTGCGCCGATGCCAGTAGTGACGCCGCAGCCGAGCAGGCAGACTTTTTCCAGCGGCGCTTCTTTCTGGATCTTGGCCACGGAAATTTCCGGCAGCACGGTGTACTCGGAAAAAGTCGAAGTACCCATGTAATGGAACAACTGCTGACCTTTGTAGGAAAAACGTGTTGTGCCATCTGGCATCAGGCCTTTGCCCTGGGTCGCACGGATGGCCTGGCACAGGTTGGTCTTGCCGGAACGGCAGAATTTGCACTGGCCACATTCGGGTGTATACAGCGGGATAACATGATCACCCACGGCTACCGAAGTGACGCCCTCGCCCACGGCCTCGACGATAGCTCCGCCTTCATGACCCAGAATCGATGGAAAGATACCTTCAGGGTCCGCACCGGACAGCGTGTACGCATCGGTATGGCAGACACCGCTGGCAACAACGCGAAGCAGCACTTCGCCAGCCTGGGGCATTGCCACATCGACTTCGACGATTTCCAGCGGTTTCTTCGCCTCGAAGGCAACAGCGGCACGGGACTTGATCATCAATCTTCTCCAGCAAGAGGTTGGTTCAAGCTCGAAGTGTAATTCATCCTGTTTTGCTTAATAATCCGGGCAAAGACAAAACATTATTGCCATACAGGGATAATCAATGAGCAGTCGCTGGGAAGGGATCGATGAATTCGTCGCGGTGGCGGAGTCAGGCCAGTTCACTGCAGCAGCCGAGCGTTTGGGGGTTTCGTCCTCGCATATCAGCCGCCAGATCGCCCGACTGGAAGATCGCCTGCAAACTCGCTTGCTGTACCGCAGCACACGAAAAGTGACCTTGAGCGAGGCCGGACAAACCTTTCTTCAACACTGCCAGCGCCTGCAAGATGGCCGTGAGGAAGCGCTGCGCGCCATCGGCGACCTCACCAGTGAACCCAAGGGGTTGCTGCGCATGACTTGTGCGGTGGCCTATGGCGAGCGCTTCATTGTTCCGTTGGTAACGCGATTCATGGCGTTATACCCACAGTTACGAGTCGATATCGAACTGAGCAACCGCACCCTGGACCTGGTCCATGAAGGCATGGATCTGGCCATTCGTCTGGGCCGTTTGCAGGACTCGCGCCTGGTCGCCAGCCGCTTGGCTGCGCGACGCATGTATGTGTGCGCATCGCCTGCCTACCTCGAGCGTTACGGGCGTCCGCACAGCCTTTCGGAGTTGGCACGGCATAATTGCCTGATCGGCAGCTCGGATGTGTGGACCCTGCAACAGGACGGCCGTGAGCATGCTCTGCGGGTACAGGGCAATTGGCGCTGCAACAGCGGCCAGGCGGTGCTGGACGCTGCATTGCAAGGCATAGGGTTGTGTCAGCTTCCGGATTACTACGTATTGGAACACTTGAAGACGGGCACATTGGTGTCGCTGCTTGAGGCCCAGCAACCACCCAACACCGCGGTCTGGGCGCTGTATCCACAGCAACGGCACCTGTCACCGAAAGTACGCAAGCTGGTGGATTATTTACGCGAGGGGTTGGCGCGTCTACCCGAGTATCGCGCGGGCTGAAGCAGCTCCCGCGTATTCAGGGAAAACTTCGCTTATGGGCAGTTACGATCGCAGGCAAGCCCGCCGCTACAGACGGGGGCTTTCAGCAGCGTTTGGCCCAGCGCTGGCGCAACCATTCCAGGTCTTCCGGTCGAGTGACCTTGATGTTGTCACTGCGCCCTTCGATCAAGCGCGGTGCCTGTCCGGCCCATTCGATGGCCGAGGACTCATCGGTGATCGCCACATCCGCCACCAGGCTATCAGCCAGCGCCCGATGCAAAGTGCCCAAACGAAACATCTGCGGGGTGTACGCCTGCCAAACAACGCTGCGATCAATGGTAGAACTGACCCGGCCCTTACCATCGGCGCGCTTGAGCGTATCGCGCGCGGGCACCGCCAGCAGCCCGCCAACCGGGTCGTCAGCAAGTTCAAACAGCAGCCGATCAAGGTCGCTGCGCGCAAGGTTCGGCCGAGCGGCATCGTGTACCAACACCCAATCGCTGTCGGCAGCACCCTGTGCGTGTAACAGCAACAAGGCATTGAGCACCGAGTCGGCGCGCTCCAAGCCTCCAGCGGCACGCTGAATGCGCGGATCGCTGGCGCAACGCAGGCTAGGCCAATAAGGGTCGTCAGCAGCAACACTGACCACCACCCCTTTTACGCAGGGATGGTCGAGAAAACAGTCGAGGCTATGCTCGAGAATGGTCTGCCCGCCCAATTGCAGGTACTGCTTGGGACGGTCGGCAGCCATGCGGGCACCAACGCCCGCAGCAGGAATCACGGCCCAGAAGGCCGGCAAGGTCTGGTTCATTGGGCAAGCTGGTAGAGGGTTTCACCCTCCTTGACCATACCCAGTTCGTGGCGAGCCCGTTCTTCGACGGTTTCCATACCTTTCTTCAACTCCAGTACTTCAGCATCAAGCACACGATTACGTTCCAGCAGCCGCTCGTTCTCGGCGTGCTGTTCCGCAATTTGCTGCTTGAGTTCGGTGACATGGGCCAGGCTGCCATTGCCCACCCACAGGCGATACTGCAGGCCACCGAGCAGTAGGAGCAGGACGAGGAACAACCAATAAGGACTGCGCATCAGGGTATCCAGTGGAAAAAGACCGCCGCCTGTACAGGGCACTGATGGCACGAAGCCTGACCGAAGCCAGGCTTTGTGTACACAGACCTGCTGCACAAGTTGCTGAACAGTCAGTATGGCTGCTCAGCTAACCTTGGCTGCTGTCTTTTTACCATCTCTTGCTTAGCCGCGAAACTCGGCACGACCACGGTACACAGCCTTGCTGCCCAGTTGCTCTTCGATACGCAGCAACTGGTTGTACTTGGAAACGCGGTCGGAACGGCACAGCGAACCGGTCTTGATCTGGCCGGCAGCGGTACCCACGGCCAGGTCGGCAATGGTCGAGTCTTCGGTTTCGCCCGAACGGTGCGAGATCACTGCAGTGTAACCGGCAGCCTTGGCCATCTGAATGGCTTCAAGGGTTTCGGTCAGCGAACCGATCTGGTTGAACTTGATCAGGATCGAGTTGGCAATGTTCTTGTCGATGCCTTCCTTGAGGATCTTGGTGTTGGTTACGAACAAGTCGTCACCGACCAACTGCACCTTGTCGCCGATCTTGTCGGTGAGGATCTTCCAGCCAGCCCAGTCGGACTCGTCCAGGCCATCTTCGATCGAGATGATCGGGAAGCGCTCACTGAGACCCTTGAGGTAGTCGGCAAAACCAGCAGCGTCGAAGGACTTGCCTTCGCCGGACAGGTTGTACTTGCCATCTTCAAAGAACTCGCTGGCAGCGCAGTCCAACGCCAAAGTTACATCGGTGCCCAGCTTGTAGCCAGCATTGGCCACAGCTTCGGCGATAGCCGACAGAGCGTCTTCGTTGGAAGCCAGGTTCGGTGCGAAACCACCTTCGTCACCCACTGCAGTGTTCAGGCCGCGAGCCTTGAGCACAGCTTTGAGGTGATGGAAAATTTCGGTGCCCATGCGCAGCGCGTCAGAGAAAGTCTTGGCGCCTACCGGCTGAACCATGAACTCCTGAATATCGACGTTATTATCGGCGTGCTCGCCACCGTTGATGATGTTCATCATCGGAACCGGCATCGAATACTGGCCCGGGGTGCCGTTCAGGTTGGCGATGTGCGCGTACAACGGCAGGTCCTGATCCTGGGCAGCAGCTTTGGCAGCGGCCAGGGATACAGCCAGAATGGCGTTGGCGCCCAGATTGGCTTTGTTCTCGGTACCGTCCAGGTCGATCATGGCGCGGTCGAGGGCTTTCTGGTCAACCGGGTCTTTGCCCAGCAGCAGGTCGCGGATCGGACCGTTGATGTTGGCAACAGCCTTCAGCACGCCCTTGCCCATGTAACGGCTTTTGTCGCCATCACGCAGCTCCAGCGCTTCGCGCGAGCCAGTGGAAGCACCGGACGGCGCGCAAGCACTGCCGATGATGCCGTTGTCGAGCAGTACGTCCGCTTCTACGGTGGGGTTGCCACGCGAATCGAGAACTTCACGACCTTTGATGTCGACGATTTTTGCCATTGTTGTAAGCACTCCAGAATTGACGAAAACAACGCAGCTGAGAAAAATCCTTGCCGTTCGCCTGGCTGTTGAAAAAGGGCAGGCCCGACGAAGACACACCCCTGACCCGTGGGTCAGGGATTGAACGAGCGGTACTTTACCGGAGAATTGAGGATTACGCGGTTTCTACCGTCGGAAAACTCTTCACCAGATCGTCCAGTTGCTTGAGCTGGGCCAGGAATGGCTCCAGTTTGTCCAGGCGCAGGGCGCATGGACCGTCGCACTTGGCGTTGTCCGGGTCTGGGTGGGCTTCGAGGAAAAGCCCGGCCAGACCCTGGCTCAGGCCAGCCTTGGCCAGGTCGGTGACCTGGGCACGGCGACCACCAGCGGAATCGGAGCGACCACCCGGCATCTGCAGGGCATGGGTCACATCGAAGAACACCGGGTATTGGAACTGCTTCATGATACCGAAGCCGAGCATGTCTACCACAAGGTTGTTGTAGCCGAAGCTCGAACCACGCTCACAGAGAATCAACTGATCGTTTCCGGCCTCTTCGCACTTGGTCAGGATGTGTTTCATTTCCTGGGGTGCGAGGAACTGGGCCTTCTTGATGTTGATCACTGCGCCGGTCTTGGCCATCGCCACCACCAGGTCAGTCTGGCGCGACAGGAAAGCCGGCAGCTGAATGATGTCACAGACGTTCGCCACGGCTTGCGCCTGATGCGGCTCGTGAACGTCGGTGATAATCGGAACATTGAAGGTGCGCTTGATCTCTTCGAAGATCTTCATCCCCTCTTCCAGGCCAGGGCCACGGTAGGAGTTGATCGACGAACGGTTGGCCTTGTCGAAGCTGGCCTTGAAGACATAAGGGATACCCAGTTTCTCGGTAACCCGTACGTATTCTTCGCAGACCTTCATGGCCAGGTCACGGGATTCCAGCACGTTCATGCCGCCGAACAGGACGAACGGCTTGTCGTTGGCGATCTCGATGTTACCGACGCGAATGATCTTCTGGGTCATGTATCAGGCCTTGTTCTTTTGAGCCAATGCCGCTTTGACGAAGCCGCTGAACAGCGGGTGCCCGTCACGCGGAGTCGAGGTGAACTCAGGGTGGAACTGGCAAGCGACGAACCAAGGATGATCCTGGGACTCGACCACTTCTACCAGTGCACCGTCACCGGAGCGACCGGAAACTTTCAAGCCGGCGTCAATCAACTGCGGCAGCAACTTGTTGTTCACTTCGTAACGATGGCGATGACGTTCGACAATCACATCCTTGGCGTAGCAGTCATGAACCTTGGAGCCGCTTTCCAGCTGGCATTCCTGGGCACCCAGACGCATGGTGCCACCCAGGTCGGAGGCTTCGGTACGGGTTTCGACCGCGCCGGTAGCATCTTCCCACTCGGTGATCAGACCGACGACCGGGTGACCGCTGTTGCGATCGAACTCGGTGGAGTTGGCATCTTTCCAGCCCATTACGTTACGGGCGAACTCGATGACAGCTACCTGCATACCGAGGCAGATCCCCAAATAAGGGACCTTGTTCTCGCGAGCGTACTGCACGGCAGTGATCTTGCCTTCGACACCACGCAGGCCAAAGCCGCCTGGTACCAGGATGGCATCGGCGCCTTCAAGCAGGCTGGTGCCCTGGTTCTCGATGTCTTCGGAATCGATGTAGCGCAGGTTGACCTTGGTACGGTTGCTGATACCGGCGTGACTCATCGCTTCGATCAGCGACTTGTAGGCATCCAGCAGCTCCATGTACTTGCCGACCATGGCGATGGTGACTTCGTGCTCTGGATTGAGCTTGGCATCGACTACAGCGTCCCACTCGGACAAGTCTGCACTTTCGCACTGCAGGCCGAAACGCTCGACGACGAAATCGTCCAGGCCCTGAGAATGCAGGATGCCCGGGATTTTGTAGATGGTATCGGCGTCTTCCAGCGCGATCACCGCACGTTCTTCAACGTTGGTGAACTGTGCGATCTTGCGACGCGACGAGCTGTCGATCGGGTGATCGGAACGGCAAACCAGCACGTCTGGTTGCAGGCCAATGGAGCGCAGCTCCTTGACCGAGTGCTGGGTAGGCTTGGTTTTGGTCTCACCTGCAGTGGCGATGTACGGTACCAGTGTCAGGTGCATCAGCATTGCGCGTTTGGCGCCTACTTCGAAACGCAACTGACGGATGGCTTCGAGGAACGGTTGCGACTCGATGTCGCCCACGGTACCGCCGATTTCGACCATTGCCACGTCGGCATCGCCAGCACCCTTGATGATGCGGCGCTTGATTTCGTCGGTAATGTGCGGGATCACCTGGATGGTGGCGCCCAGATAGTCACCACGACGCTCTTTGCGCAGCACGTGCTCGTAGACGCGGCCTGTGGTGAAGTTGTTGTTCTGGGTCATCGTCGTGCGGATGAACCGCTCATAGTGGCCCAGGTCCAGGTCGGTTTCGGCACCGTCGTGGGTGACGAACACTTCGCCGTGCTGGAACGGGCTCATGGTGCCCGGGTCGACGTTGATGTACGGATCCAGCTTGAGCATGGTGACCTTGAGCCCCCGCGCCTCCAGGATAGCCGCCAATGAAGCCGAGGCAATGCCTTTCCCCAATGAAGAAACAACACCGCCCGTGACGAATATGTAGCGCGTCATGAAAAACCCTAGAAGTCTGCGTTAAAGCGGTCAGTGCCGCCGGGGAAAGCGAAGGAAGGCCGAAGCCCCCGATCACCTGCGTCAATCACAGTGCCACTTAAAAAACTGCCGCGCCTGGACAGACCGGGGGCTTTAGACCCGGTACGGAGCTCGCTACACATTTTTAGAATCGCCCAGCAAAAAACTGCTTGGTAATCGGCAATTACTGCGGTTCTGAGGGAAGCCACAGAAGTTGTATCAAGAAGGGAGCGTAGTCTACCGGAATGTCCCTTTCATCTCAAACCTTGCTCACTCGTCGGTAGACACCAATTCAAATCGGCGCCCTGCCGACTCAAGACCGGCAGGTTGGCGACAGCCACCAATTGGTCGTCACAATAGAGCAGCGGCAACCGCGAACGAACAAAA is a window of Pseudomonas sp. DG56-2 DNA encoding:
- the ispD gene encoding 2-C-methyl-D-erythritol 4-phosphate cytidylyltransferase; the protein is MNQTLPAFWAVIPAAGVGARMAADRPKQYLQLGGQTILEHSLDCFLDHPCVKGVVVSVAADDPYWPSLRCASDPRIQRAAGGLERADSVLNALLLLHAQGAADSDWVLVHDAARPNLARSDLDRLLFELADDPVGGLLAVPARDTLKRADGKGRVSSTIDRSVVWQAYTPQMFRLGTLHRALADSLVADVAITDESSAIEWAGQAPRLIEGRSDNIKVTRPEDLEWLRQRWAKRC
- the surE gene encoding 5'/3'-nucleotidase SurE; translated protein: MHILISNDDGVTAPGLAALHAALADYAECVVIAPDQDKSGASSSLTLDRPLCPQTLPNGYISLNGTPTDCVHLGLNGLLEQTPDMVVSGINLGANLGDDVLYSGTVAAALEGRFLGGTSFAFSLLSRLPDNLPTAAYFARKLVEAHKSLELPPRTVLNVNIPNLPLEHIRGIQLTRLGHRARAAAPTKVVNPRGKEGYWIAVAGDAEDGGPGTDFHAVMQGFVSITPLQLDRTFNDAFERLDGWLEGLL
- the ispF gene encoding 2-C-methyl-D-erythritol 2,4-cyclodiphosphate synthase — its product is MRIGHGYDVHRFAEGDFITLGGVRIAHKFGLLAHSDGDVVLHALSDALLGAAALGDIGKHFPDTDPQFKGADSRVLLRHVLNIVQAKGWKVGNVDATIVAQAPKMAPHIDTMRELIALDLQVELDQVNVKATTTEKLGFTGREEGIAVHAVALLLPA
- the truD gene encoding tRNA pseudouridine(13) synthase TruD, which translates into the protein MNELQLLGPRASGPVLGNAILKATAEDFQVDEVLDIPLSGNGEHLWLWVEKRNLNTEEAARRLARAAGVPLRNISYAGLKDRQALTRQWFSLHLPGKADPDLGAAENETLGILKRTRHSRKLQRGAHSANGFTLRLTGLNADHPALDARLEQLRSQGVPNYFGIQRFGHEGGNIHDARDWAGRQALPEQRNVRSRLLSSARSYLFNQVLAQRVADGSWQHAQIGDLLAFTDSRSFFPAGEAECSDPRLAILDVHPTGPMWGEGLPATSGAPGELEQRLGEQHASLCQWLARAGMAQERRILRLPIGGLTWHYPEPDVLQLEFVLPAGCFATVVVRELVELVSVGQTDS
- a CDS encoding protein-L-isoaspartate(D-aspartate) O-methyltransferase is translated as MREQEDLMRHGIGFTSERTRERLIKRLMEEGVSNPKVLDVLRRTPRHLFVDEALAHRAYEDTALPIGNNQTISQPFMVAHMSELLLEAGPLDKVLEIGTGSGYQTAILAQLVERVFSVERIKVLQDRAKERLTELNLRNVVFRWGDGCEGWPALAPYNGIIVTAVAPEVPQALLDQLAPGGRMVIPVGPTGETQQLMLIVREEHGFSRRVLGAVRFVPLLTGPLA
- a CDS encoding LysR substrate-binding domain-containing protein — protein: MSSRWEGIDEFVAVAESGQFTAAAERLGVSSSHISRQIARLEDRLQTRLLYRSTRKVTLSEAGQTFLQHCQRLQDGREEALRAIGDLTSEPKGLLRMTCAVAYGERFIVPLVTRFMALYPQLRVDIELSNRTLDLVHEGMDLAIRLGRLQDSRLVASRLAARRMYVCASPAYLERYGRPHSLSELARHNCLIGSSDVWTLQQDGREHALRVQGNWRCNSGQAVLDAALQGIGLCQLPDYYVLEHLKTGTLVSLLEAQQPPNTAVWALYPQQRHLSPKVRKLVDYLREGLARLPEYRAG
- a CDS encoding S-(hydroxymethyl)glutathione dehydrogenase/class III alcohol dehydrogenase, translating into MIKSRAAVAFEAKKPLEIVEVDVAMPQAGEVLLRVVASGVCHTDAYTLSGADPEGIFPSILGHEGGAIVEAVGEGVTSVAVGDHVIPLYTPECGQCKFCRSGKTNLCQAIRATQGKGLMPDGTTRFSYKGQQLFHYMGTSTFSEYTVLPEISVAKIQKEAPLEKVCLLGCGVTTGIGAVLNTAKVKPGDTVAVFGLGGIGLSAIIGAVKAKASRIIAVDINPSKFEIARQLGATDCVNPKDYDRPIQEVIVDLTDGGVDFSFECVGNVQLMRAALECCHKGWGESVIIGVAGAGQEISTRPFQLVTGRVWRGSAFGGVRGRSELPSYVEMSEKGEIPLDTFITHTMGLEDINKAFDLMHEGKSIRSVIHF
- the ftsB gene encoding cell division protein FtsB, translating into MRSPYWLFLVLLLLLGGLQYRLWVGNGSLAHVTELKQQIAEQHAENERLLERNRVLDAEVLELKKGMETVEERARHELGMVKEGETLYQLAQ
- a CDS encoding peptidoglycan DD-metalloendopeptidase family protein encodes the protein MGHTIIQQRRGFSSFKLLVIALAVGSLLSGCSSTSSNSARVVDRNAPAVAKRPATTSGQYVVRPGDTLFSIAFRYGWDYKDLAARNGIAPPYTIRPGQAIRFDNRTGGAVAGATKVVTSSSSSSSKTTVTTRPAGTPAKPPTTAPTTPAPVVSATTAAPVQVPATERVVGGWAWPASGVLIGKFASNGSLNKGIDIAGDLGQPVFAASDGSVVYAGSGLRGYGELVIIKHSDTYVSAYGHNRRLLVREGQQVKVGQTIAEMGSTGTDRVKLHFEIRRQGKPVDPLQFLPRR
- the fghA gene encoding S-formylglutathione hydrolase, translating into MSLENISCQKSFGGWHKRYRHRSEVLGCDMVFAVYLPPQAEHGGKLPVLYWLSGLTCTDENFMQKAGAQKLAAELGLIIVAPDTSPRGPQVPTDPEGAWDFGLGAGFYLNASEQPWAQNYRMHDYVVQELPKLVEAHFPASDLRGISGHSMGGHGALVCALRNPGRYRSVSAFSPISNPMDCPWGQKAFSRFLGEDRARWREWDASVLIAEAQQRLPLLVDQGDRDDFLENQLKPQALIQAAQAAGHPLDLRMQPGYDHSYYFIASFIDEHLRHHGVALGLL